A DNA window from Balneolaceae bacterium contains the following coding sequences:
- the ahcY gene encoding adenosylhomocysteinase, with protein MSQQVKEKLPYKVKDIGLAEFGRKEIRLAEAEMPGLMALREEYANEQPLKGARIAGCLHMTVQTAVLIETLVELGAQVQWSSCNIFSTQDHAAAAIADTGVPVYAWKGETEEEYTWCIEQTIFFEDGEPLNMILDDGGDLTALVHDEYPELLNGIRGISEETTTGVNRLYRMAKEGTLGAPAINVNDSVTKSKFDNKYGCRESCVDALRRATDVMLAGKVAVVAGFGDVGKGSAASLRGGGARVIVTEIDPICALQAAMEGYEVKKMDDAVKEADIVITATGNKDILTERHFKAMKDKTIIGNIGHFDNEIDVAWLKGNAERDTIKPQVDLFRLDSGKELILLSEGRLMNLGNATGHPSFVMSNSFTNQTLAQIALWNRPEDFELDVSVLPKDLDEKVARLHLEKIGVELEELTEEQAEYIGVPKEGPYKPEHYRY; from the coding sequence ATGTCACAGCAAGTCAAAGAGAAACTTCCCTACAAAGTAAAAGACATCGGCCTGGCTGAATTCGGCCGCAAGGAGATTCGCCTTGCGGAAGCCGAGATGCCTGGCCTGATGGCCCTGAGAGAGGAGTATGCCAACGAGCAGCCACTGAAAGGCGCCCGGATTGCCGGCTGCCTGCACATGACCGTGCAGACGGCGGTGCTCATCGAAACGCTGGTTGAGCTGGGCGCACAGGTGCAGTGGTCCTCCTGCAACATTTTTTCCACGCAGGACCACGCCGCGGCCGCCATCGCCGATACCGGCGTGCCCGTCTACGCCTGGAAAGGGGAGACCGAAGAGGAGTACACCTGGTGCATCGAGCAGACGATTTTCTTCGAGGATGGTGAACCGCTGAACATGATTTTGGACGACGGCGGCGACCTGACAGCGCTGGTCCATGACGAGTATCCCGAGCTGCTCAACGGCATTCGGGGCATCTCTGAGGAGACCACCACCGGCGTGAACCGCCTCTACCGCATGGCCAAGGAAGGCACCCTCGGCGCCCCGGCCATCAATGTGAACGACTCGGTTACCAAATCGAAATTCGACAACAAGTACGGCTGCCGGGAGTCCTGCGTGGACGCCCTTCGCCGCGCCACCGACGTGATGCTGGCCGGCAAGGTGGCCGTGGTCGCCGGCTTCGGCGATGTAGGCAAGGGATCCGCCGCCTCGCTGCGTGGAGGCGGTGCCCGCGTGATCGTTACCGAAATTGATCCCATCTGCGCCCTTCAGGCCGCGATGGAGGGCTACGAGGTGAAAAAGATGGACGACGCGGTCAAGGAGGCTGACATCGTCATCACCGCCACCGGCAACAAGGATATTCTGACCGAGCGCCACTTCAAGGCGATGAAAGACAAAACCATCATCGGCAATATCGGCCACTTCGACAACGAGATCGACGTGGCTTGGCTGAAAGGCAACGCCGAGCGCGACACCATCAAGCCGCAGGTGGACCTCTTCCGCCTGGACAGCGGCAAGGAACTCATCCTGCTGTCCGAAGGCCGCCTGATGAACCTGGGCAACGCCACCGGTCACCCCTCCTTCGTGATGTCCAACAGCTTCACCAACCAGACGCTGGCGCAGATCGCCCTCTGGAACCGTCCGGAGGACTTCGAGCTGGATGTCAGCGTGCTGCCCAAGGACCTCGACGAAAAAGTGGCCCGCCTCCACCTCGAGAAAATCGGCGTGGAGCTCGAGGAGCTGACCGAAGAACAGGCCGAGTACATCGGCGTGCCGAAGGAAGGCCCTTACAAGCCCGAGCACTACCGTTACTGA
- a CDS encoding rhodanese-like domain-containing protein yields MSKQHSERFVTLVNDALTRVEEITPEEVQEKLDKKDDFRLIDVREREEWEEARIAGAEYLGKGVIERDIEEEADVDTEMVLYCGGGYRSALAADNLQKMGYRDVKSLKGGFRSWNEAGLPIEKRDHRTRIF; encoded by the coding sequence ATGTCCAAGCAACACTCCGAGCGATTCGTCACCCTGGTCAACGACGCCCTCACCCGCGTGGAGGAGATAACCCCGGAGGAGGTGCAGGAGAAACTGGACAAGAAGGACGACTTCCGGCTGATTGACGTGCGCGAGCGCGAGGAGTGGGAGGAGGCCCGCATCGCAGGCGCGGAGTACCTGGGCAAGGGCGTGATAGAGCGCGACATCGAAGAGGAGGCCGACGTGGATACGGAGATGGTTCTCTACTGCGGAGGAGGATACCGCTCCGCACTGGCGGCCGACAACCTCCAGAAAATGGGATACAGGGACGTCAAATCGCTCAAAGGGGGCTTCCGCTCCTGGAACGAGGCGGGCCTGCCCATCGAGAAAAGGGATCATAGGACTAGGATCTTCTGA
- the lhgO gene encoding L-2-hydroxyglutarate oxidase: protein MNHDVIIVGAGIVGLSAAWKLARKYPDMNITVLEKEDRVAAHQTGNNSGVIHSGIYYKPHSYRARNCVDGRHQLVDFCEEHGVAYEICGKVIVATSEEEIPRMEKIYHTGTVNGIEGIRIIDAEEIREIEPYVRGLKAIHVPCSGIVDFTGMCEKLRELLEARGQQVRLEQEVLAVHRRDGDLEVRTGSDTFRSKYLVNCAGLHSDHVAESAGVSTPVQIVPFRGEYYELGEHARHMVNGLVYPIPDPDFPFLGVHFTKMVLGGVECGPNAVLAFKREGYTRTSFDLEDTIETVNFPGFWKLAFEHWRKGMDELYRSFSKRAFVRGLQKLIPSIETSDLEASPAGVRAMAMLPDGSILDDFRFEQSRREIHVLNAPSPAATAGLAIGDEIVRRAQQTFGL from the coding sequence ATGAATCACGACGTCATCATTGTGGGCGCCGGCATCGTCGGCCTCTCCGCCGCCTGGAAACTCGCCCGGAAGTACCCCGACATGAACATCACGGTCCTCGAGAAGGAGGACCGTGTGGCCGCCCACCAGACGGGCAACAACTCCGGGGTAATCCACTCGGGCATCTACTACAAACCCCACTCCTACCGGGCCCGCAACTGTGTGGACGGGCGGCACCAGCTGGTGGACTTTTGCGAGGAGCACGGGGTGGCCTACGAGATCTGCGGCAAAGTGATTGTGGCCACCAGTGAAGAGGAGATCCCGCGTATGGAAAAAATCTATCATACCGGCACGGTTAACGGCATCGAGGGCATCCGCATCATCGACGCCGAGGAGATTCGCGAGATCGAGCCCTACGTGCGCGGCCTGAAGGCCATCCACGTGCCCTGCTCGGGGATCGTGGACTTCACCGGCATGTGCGAGAAGCTGCGCGAACTGCTTGAGGCGCGTGGACAGCAGGTGCGCCTGGAACAGGAGGTGCTCGCGGTGCACCGGCGCGACGGCGACCTGGAGGTGCGCACCGGCAGCGACACCTTCCGTTCGAAATACCTGGTAAACTGCGCCGGGCTGCACAGCGACCACGTGGCCGAATCGGCCGGGGTCTCCACGCCCGTACAGATCGTCCCCTTCCGGGGTGAGTACTACGAGCTCGGGGAGCACGCCCGGCACATGGTCAACGGGCTGGTCTACCCCATTCCCGATCCCGACTTTCCTTTCCTGGGCGTGCACTTTACCAAGATGGTACTGGGCGGGGTGGAGTGCGGCCCCAATGCTGTGCTCGCCTTCAAGCGTGAGGGCTACACACGCACCTCCTTCGACCTGGAGGACACCATCGAGACCGTCAACTTCCCCGGTTTCTGGAAACTGGCCTTCGAACACTGGCGCAAGGGCATGGACGAACTCTACCGCTCCTTCTCCAAGCGCGCCTTCGTCCGCGGCCTGCAGAAGCTGATCCCCTCCATCGAAACCAGCGACCTGGAAGCGTCCCCGGCCGGCGTACGTGCCATGGCCATGCTGCCCGACGGGAGCATCCTGGACGATTTCCGCTTCGAGCAGAGCCGCCGGGAGATCCACGTGCTCAACGCCCCCAGTCCCGCGGCCACGGCCGGACTGGCCATAGGCGACGAGATTGTGCGCCGCGCCCAGCAAACCTTTGGCCTATGA
- a CDS encoding RluA family pseudouridine synthase, whose amino-acid sequence MSDKQKNTKTTDYHFEVPEGYRAGERLDKYITGFVENASRTKVQEAIEEGHVLVNGKQEKSSYNLKAGDIIDISIPKSPPPEATPEKMELDIIYEDDHIILVNKPADMVVHPAYGNWTGTLVNGLLWHADELSEPDTDTIRPGIVHRLDKDTSGILVVAKNDESHRTLSEYFRTKEIERTYWAIVWGRPEQEKGTIEGNIGRDPRNRKRMAVVPAGKGKHAVTHYEVLEHFDHLTLVQVQLETGRTHQIRVHFAHMHMWVFGDRQYGGDSVRYGPNTGSRKAMFNNLLAGMERQCLHAKTLGFDHPRTGEFMEFHSDLPGDFQQVLGTLRMNCK is encoded by the coding sequence GTGTCCGACAAGCAGAAGAATACCAAAACCACCGACTACCACTTTGAAGTCCCCGAGGGATATCGTGCGGGAGAGCGCCTGGACAAGTACATCACGGGCTTCGTGGAGAACGCCTCGCGCACCAAGGTACAGGAGGCCATCGAGGAGGGACATGTGCTGGTCAACGGCAAGCAGGAGAAGTCTTCATACAATTTGAAGGCGGGCGACATCATCGACATCTCCATCCCCAAGTCCCCTCCCCCGGAGGCCACGCCGGAAAAGATGGAGCTGGATATCATCTACGAGGACGACCATATCATTCTGGTGAACAAGCCCGCCGACATGGTGGTGCATCCCGCCTATGGCAACTGGACCGGCACCCTGGTGAACGGTCTCCTCTGGCATGCCGACGAGCTCTCGGAGCCCGACACCGACACCATCCGCCCTGGCATCGTACACCGGCTGGACAAGGACACCAGCGGCATCCTCGTGGTGGCCAAGAACGACGAGAGCCACCGCACGCTGAGTGAGTATTTCCGCACCAAGGAGATCGAACGCACCTACTGGGCGATCGTATGGGGGCGGCCGGAACAGGAGAAGGGCACCATCGAAGGGAACATCGGGCGCGACCCGAGGAACCGCAAGAGAATGGCAGTGGTGCCGGCCGGCAAGGGCAAGCACGCCGTCACCCACTACGAGGTGCTGGAGCACTTCGATCACCTGACGCTGGTGCAGGTGCAGCTGGAGACCGGGCGCACCCACCAGATACGGGTGCATTTCGCGCACATGCATATGTGGGTTTTCGGCGACCGGCAGTACGGGGGCGACTCGGTACGCTACGGACCCAATACCGGAAGCCGCAAGGCCATGTTCAACAATCTGCTGGCCGGCATGGAGCGGCAGTGCCTGCACGCCAAGACGCTGGGTTTCGACCATCCCCGCACCGGCGAATTCATGGAATTCCACTCCGATTTGCCCGGCGATTTCCAGCAGGTGCTGGGTACCCTGCGCATGAACTGCAAATAG
- the gldC gene encoding gliding motility protein GldC, with product MPDTQKKDINITVELDEEDIPTSILWNASDLQGQDVAECRAMLLSMWDPQRKDTLRLDLWTRDMTVDEMKIFFHQTLVTMADTLENSTEETDMAEDMRDFTAYFADKMEIAG from the coding sequence ATGCCCGATACCCAGAAAAAGGACATCAACATCACCGTGGAACTGGATGAGGAGGATATTCCCACCAGCATCCTCTGGAATGCCAGCGACCTGCAGGGACAGGACGTGGCCGAATGCCGCGCTATGCTGCTTTCGATGTGGGACCCGCAGCGAAAGGACACCCTGCGGCTGGACCTGTGGACGCGCGATATGACCGTCGACGAGATGAAGATTTTTTTCCACCAGACGCTGGTGACCATGGCCGACACCCTGGAGAATTCCACCGAGGAGACCGACATGGCGGAGGATATGCGTGATTTTACGGCCTACTTTGCCGACAAGATGGAAATCGCGGGGTAG
- a CDS encoding FAD-linked oxidase C-terminal domain-containing protein, which translates to MNPTDAVTPRVHRDRQTRLLYANDASMYEELPRGVAFPHDAAEIQALVRRAADEDFSLTARSAGTSLAGQATGEGVIMDVSRHMTGLLELDPDQRTARVQPGVIRDSLNRAAAQHGLLFGPDTATTSRCMLGGMIGNNSCGIHSVKYGTTRDHILEIEAVLSDGSRAVFGPLTPAELEAKKQLDSLEGYIYRGMTELVRRNREAILEAYPHPDILRRNTGYALDRLCRMAPFEPGGPPFNLAELLCGSEGTLAITASATVRLVPQDPHRCMVVPHFDSIEAAMEATVEIVRHGPSAVELVDDIILEATRGNLEQQKNRFFLEGEPRAILITQFDGDDPARLRERAEEVVALLREKGLCEAAPVLDDSGDIRRVWELRKAGLGLLMGLGSEERSPSFCEDTAVRVEDLPDYVADFRRLLDKYGTDCVFYAHASVGELHLRPVIDIENPEGVEKMRAMAEEVASLVRSYRGSLSGEHGDGRVRAPYIEKVLGTEMMPLLRQVKELWDPNYRFNPGKIIEPKPLGVDLRRPTRPRAMEADTVFAWRREGGFDRALELCNGAGVCRKLAGSGGTMCPSYMATREEKDSTRGRANLFRQLFAGEGPEAFRSEELHDALSLCLSCKACKSECPANVDMARMKAEFTHGWHREHGITRTERFFGQAGRLYPLAARFPRLSNALLASPAGKEMLYRLLGIDRRRTLPRFARQTFTDWWEERREGGTDVEKRPAVYLLNDLFTNYHEPQIARSAVRVLEALGYRVICDGVTETGRPQISKGLMDRARELSLENIPRLHALAAQGIPVVGLEPSELLTLRDEYLDLSPDDMLEQARKLADRSFLLEEFLLSGDHPLQPAWRTDREKAAVLLHGHCHTKALTGNGPVLEALSQAGYRPEAADTGCCGMAGSFGYEADKYELSMQIGGQRLFPAIRQSSVQEREETIICAPGFSCRHQIRDGTGERALHPAELLEAALPS; encoded by the coding sequence ATGAACCCAACCGACGCTGTTACTCCGCGCGTGCACCGGGATCGCCAGACCAGGCTGCTGTACGCCAACGACGCGTCCATGTACGAGGAGCTGCCCCGGGGCGTGGCCTTCCCCCACGACGCCGCGGAGATACAGGCACTCGTACGGCGGGCGGCCGACGAGGACTTCTCCCTTACCGCACGGAGTGCGGGCACCAGCCTGGCAGGACAGGCCACCGGAGAGGGCGTCATCATGGACGTCTCCCGTCACATGACGGGCCTGCTGGAACTGGACCCCGACCAGCGCACCGCCCGCGTGCAGCCCGGGGTGATCCGCGACAGCCTCAACCGCGCCGCGGCGCAGCACGGTCTGCTCTTCGGTCCCGATACAGCCACCACCAGCCGCTGCATGCTGGGCGGGATGATCGGCAACAACTCCTGCGGCATCCACTCGGTAAAATACGGCACCACCCGCGACCACATCCTGGAAATAGAAGCGGTGCTCAGCGACGGCAGCCGCGCCGTTTTCGGTCCCCTGACCCCCGCCGAGCTGGAGGCCAAGAAGCAGCTCGACAGCCTGGAGGGCTATATCTACCGGGGCATGACGGAGCTGGTGCGCCGCAACCGCGAGGCCATCCTGGAGGCCTATCCGCACCCCGACATCCTGCGCCGCAACACGGGCTACGCGCTGGACCGCCTCTGCCGGATGGCCCCCTTCGAACCCGGCGGACCGCCCTTCAACCTGGCCGAGCTGCTCTGCGGAAGCGAGGGCACCCTGGCCATAACCGCCTCCGCCACCGTACGGCTGGTCCCGCAGGATCCCCACCGCTGCATGGTGGTGCCCCATTTCGACTCCATCGAAGCGGCCATGGAGGCCACCGTGGAGATTGTCCGGCACGGCCCCTCCGCGGTGGAGCTGGTGGACGACATCATCCTGGAGGCCACCCGGGGCAACCTGGAGCAGCAGAAAAACCGCTTCTTCCTGGAGGGAGAGCCGCGCGCCATTCTCATCACCCAGTTCGACGGCGACGATCCCGCTCGGCTGCGTGAGCGTGCGGAGGAGGTGGTTGCCCTGCTGCGCGAAAAAGGACTCTGCGAGGCCGCCCCGGTACTCGACGATTCGGGTGACATCCGGCGCGTGTGGGAGCTGCGAAAGGCGGGGCTGGGACTGCTGATGGGACTTGGAAGCGAGGAACGCTCGCCTTCTTTCTGCGAGGACACCGCGGTGCGCGTGGAGGACCTGCCGGATTACGTGGCCGATTTCCGCCGGCTGCTGGACAAATACGGCACCGACTGCGTCTTCTACGCCCACGCCTCGGTGGGCGAGCTGCACCTGCGACCGGTTATCGACATAGAGAACCCGGAGGGTGTGGAGAAGATGCGGGCCATGGCGGAAGAGGTGGCCTCCCTGGTGCGCAGCTACCGCGGCTCCCTCTCCGGGGAGCACGGTGACGGACGCGTCCGGGCGCCCTACATCGAGAAGGTGCTGGGCACGGAGATGATGCCCCTGCTGCGGCAGGTGAAAGAACTTTGGGATCCCAACTACCGCTTCAACCCCGGCAAAATCATCGAGCCCAAGCCCCTGGGGGTGGACCTGCGCCGGCCCACCCGTCCCCGGGCGATGGAGGCGGACACCGTCTTCGCCTGGCGCCGGGAGGGCGGCTTCGACCGCGCCCTGGAGCTCTGCAACGGCGCCGGCGTCTGCCGCAAGCTGGCCGGAAGCGGGGGCACCATGTGTCCCTCCTATATGGCCACCCGCGAGGAGAAGGACAGCACTCGGGGGCGCGCCAACCTCTTCCGCCAGCTATTCGCGGGCGAAGGTCCCGAAGCCTTCCGGTCGGAGGAGCTGCATGACGCCCTCTCCCTATGCCTGAGCTGCAAGGCATGCAAAAGCGAATGCCCGGCCAACGTGGACATGGCGCGGATGAAGGCCGAGTTCACCCATGGCTGGCACCGTGAGCATGGGATCACGCGGACCGAACGCTTCTTCGGGCAGGCAGGGCGTCTCTATCCCCTGGCCGCGCGCTTCCCCCGTCTGAGCAATGCACTGCTGGCCTCGCCGGCCGGCAAGGAGATGCTCTACCGACTGCTTGGCATCGACCGGCGCCGCACCCTGCCCCGCTTCGCCCGGCAGACGTTCACGGACTGGTGGGAAGAACGCCGGGAAGGCGGCACCGACGTAGAGAAGCGCCCGGCGGTCTACCTGTTGAACGACCTCTTTACCAATTACCACGAACCGCAGATTGCCCGCTCGGCCGTCCGCGTGCTGGAAGCGCTCGGCTACCGGGTGATCTGCGACGGCGTCACCGAAACGGGACGCCCGCAGATATCGAAGGGACTCATGGACCGGGCCCGAGAGCTGTCCCTCGAAAACATTCCCCGTCTCCACGCCCTCGCCGCACAGGGCATCCCGGTGGTGGGCCTGGAACCCTCCGAGCTGCTCACCCTGCGCGATGAGTACCTCGACCTCTCTCCCGACGACATGCTGGAGCAGGCCCGGAAACTGGCAGACCGTAGTTTCCTGCTGGAGGAGTTTCTGCTATCCGGAGACCACCCCCTCCAGCCGGCGTGGCGCACCGACAGGGAGAAGGCGGCAGTACTCCTGCACGGTCACTGCCACACCAAAGCCCTGACCGGCAACGGTCCCGTGCTGGAAGCCCTTTCACAGGCGGGCTACCGGCCTGAGGCGGCCGACACCGGATGCTGCGGCATGGCGGGCAGCTTCGGCTACGAGGCCGACAAATACGAACTCTCCATGCAGATCGGCGGGCAGCGACTCTTCCCTGCCATACGGCAATCGTCCGTACAAGAGCGTGAAGAGACTATAATCTGCGCACCCGGTTTCTCCTGCCGCCATCAGATCCGCGACGGGACGGGCGAACGCGCGCTCCATCCGGCGGAACTGCTGGAAGCCGCACTTCCGTCGTGA
- a CDS encoding nucleotidyltransferase family protein translates to MNIEELKEQITPILHKYGIQKAGIFGSSARGEENVGDVDLLVKIDKKISLLEFVGLQQELEDHLNLKVDLVEYDAIKPALREDILREEIPVL, encoded by the coding sequence ATGAATATTGAAGAGCTAAAAGAGCAAATTACTCCCATCTTACACAAGTATGGGATACAAAAGGCAGGAATCTTCGGGTCTTCAGCACGAGGAGAGGAGAACGTCGGAGATGTAGACCTGCTGGTAAAAATCGATAAAAAAATAAGTTTATTGGAATTCGTGGGACTACAGCAGGAACTGGAGGATCATCTAAATTTAAAGGTAGATCTGGTCGAGTACGACGCCATTAAACCTGCCCTCCGTGAAGATATACTCCGTGAAGAGATTCCGGTGTTATGA
- a CDS encoding zinc-dependent metalloprotease, translating to MEYPDGGSANPEGEGTGGHDWEPRASDPAGPLGRQLRLYAAAGRRQPIDARNSAFPGHAYGTDTGGTRSRTRTYDLSNDPLAWGRQRADMLRDLISRVPEIALADNMPYYEATDLFQSYFFQYARALAPTVKYIGGQHQYRDHVGDPQGRMPFVPVPREDQVEALDMIIEYAFRPGALDVPQEVFQQFGANRWSHWGNSSSLWGRVDYPLHQTMLGIQQSVLSQLLDGERLSRIRDTEAKFGAENTVTIPELMGRLTGAIWQEIWSAPGQNIVSNRRDLQRAYLESMISIVTEADDEMPADAISVARMQLKNLSSRLASRLSPPTFEFDDYTRAHLEEAKARIDKALEAGLTLQN from the coding sequence ATGGAGTATCCCGACGGCGGAAGCGCGAATCCCGAAGGCGAAGGCACGGGCGGGCACGACTGGGAACCCAGGGCGTCGGATCCTGCCGGGCCGCTGGGTCGTCAGCTACGGCTATACGCCGCAGCAGGCCGACGCCAGCCGATCGACGCCCGTAATTCGGCCTTCCCCGGTCACGCCTACGGGACCGATACCGGCGGGACTCGATCCCGCACGCGCACCTACGACCTGAGCAACGACCCTCTGGCCTGGGGCCGGCAGCGAGCCGATATGCTTCGCGACCTGATTTCCCGGGTGCCGGAAATTGCGCTTGCCGACAACATGCCCTATTACGAGGCCACGGACCTCTTCCAGTCCTATTTCTTCCAATACGCCCGCGCGCTGGCGCCCACCGTCAAGTACATCGGAGGCCAGCACCAGTACCGAGATCATGTGGGCGACCCGCAGGGCCGCATGCCCTTTGTGCCGGTTCCCCGGGAGGATCAGGTGGAGGCGCTGGATATGATCATCGAATACGCCTTCCGGCCGGGCGCCCTGGACGTCCCGCAGGAGGTCTTCCAGCAGTTCGGCGCCAACCGCTGGAGCCACTGGGGCAACAGCTCCTCCCTATGGGGACGTGTCGACTACCCACTGCACCAGACCATGCTGGGTATCCAGCAGTCGGTGCTCAGCCAGCTCCTTGACGGCGAACGCCTCTCCCGCATCCGTGACACGGAGGCCAAGTTCGGTGCAGAGAACACGGTGACCATCCCTGAGCTGATGGGGCGCCTGACGGGCGCCATCTGGCAGGAGATTTGGAGTGCACCGGGGCAGAACATCGTCAGCAACCGGCGCGACCTGCAGCGCGCCTATCTGGAGTCGATGATCAGCATTGTCACCGAAGCCGACGACGAGATGCCGGCCGACGCCATTTCGGTGGCCCGCATGCAGCTCAAGAACCTCTCCTCGCGGCTGGCCTCACGCCTGTCGCCGCCCACCTTCGAGTTCGACGACTATACGCGCGCCCATCTCGAGGAGGCGAAGGCACGCATAGACAAGGCCCTGGAGGCGGGACTGACCCTGCAGAACTGA
- a CDS encoding DUF5117 domain-containing protein: protein MQKPHRHKAEPDTPEALAVRPWPTARRALETAEIAATDDDSVMLIDAYSWFVSDMSNISQRVQGAAGGRVQVDPSRSYMKSVKGFPGERRHHRVPYLRQPEHPGGPRTVPDTRYIPVSIHYDLAKLPEQPMEPRMGDDRTGFFLTVHKDFTTEDKTFFKRYVNRWRLECDGAPGSDGLCTPKEPIIYYIDHTVPEEFREAMMEGVQALVLMPMRLPVSATPCSLKCCPKAWIRRTSATPPCAGALPTSRVTVPSVPPSSIPAPGRSWTPTFSSKPT, encoded by the coding sequence ATGCAGAAGCCACACCGACACAAGGCCGAACCCGATACTCCCGAGGCCCTTGCGGTGCGACCCTGGCCTACAGCCCGTCGGGCGCTCGAGACCGCTGAGATCGCGGCCACCGATGACGATTCGGTGATGCTGATCGATGCCTACAGCTGGTTCGTGTCGGACATGTCCAATATCAGCCAGCGTGTGCAGGGCGCGGCCGGCGGCCGCGTGCAGGTAGACCCATCCCGGAGCTACATGAAATCGGTGAAGGGTTTTCCTGGAGAACGCCGCCATCACCGCGTCCCTTACCTTCGGCAACCGGAACATCCCGGCGGTCCGCGCACGGTGCCCGACACACGCTATATCCCCGTCTCCATCCACTACGATCTGGCCAAGCTCCCCGAGCAGCCGATGGAACCTCGGATGGGGGATGACCGCACCGGCTTTTTCCTGACGGTGCACAAGGATTTCACCACGGAGGACAAAACCTTCTTCAAGCGTTATGTGAACCGCTGGCGGCTGGAGTGCGACGGCGCGCCCGGATCCGACGGACTCTGTACTCCGAAGGAGCCCATCATCTACTACATCGACCACACGGTACCCGAGGAATTTCGGGAGGCCATGATGGAGGGGGTGCAAGCCCTGGTCCTGATGCCTATGAGGCTGCCGGTTTCCGCAACGCCGTGCAGTCTGAAATGCTGCCCGAAGGCGTGGATCCGGCGGACATCCGCTACGCCACCCTGCGCTGGAGCACTTCCGACCAGCCGGGTTACGGTGCCATCGGTCCCTCCATCGTCGATCCCCGCACCCGGGAGATCATGGACGCCGACATTCTCTTCGAAGCCGACGTGA
- a CDS encoding TlpA disulfide reductase family protein yields the protein MRHLNILALACMALLILASCGEKTEADYVEEAVFTDLEGEEVAVSDFQGKVVLIDFWETWCSPCLATFPVLQKLVEEYPDRFAVLAVTPGFTDTVEDARRFASENDYDFHFLMDSSGLHTKLGVQGIPFKVYVDAGGEFIEKSMGSYGPEKEYQVVRDLIEKHSSPVAEQQENLSHFPLERRAENR from the coding sequence ATGAGACACCTGAACATCCTCGCACTGGCTTGCATGGCCTTGCTCATTCTCGCTTCCTGCGGTGAGAAAACCGAAGCCGATTACGTGGAGGAGGCCGTCTTCACCGACCTGGAGGGAGAGGAGGTGGCGGTGTCCGATTTCCAGGGTAAGGTGGTGCTCATCGATTTCTGGGAGACCTGGTGCTCGCCCTGCCTGGCCACCTTCCCGGTGCTGCAGAAACTGGTGGAGGAGTATCCTGACCGCTTTGCCGTGCTGGCGGTTACCCCGGGTTTCACCGATACGGTGGAGGACGCCCGACGGTTTGCCAGCGAAAACGACTACGATTTTCATTTCCTGATGGACTCCAGCGGTCTGCACACCAAGCTGGGTGTTCAGGGCATACCTTTTAAAGTGTACGTGGATGCCGGGGGCGAATTTATCGAGAAATCCATGGGCAGTTACGGACCGGAGAAGGAGTACCAGGTGGTCCGCGACCTGATCGAGAAGCACAGCTCCCCGGTTGCCGAACAGCAGGAAAATCTGAGTCACTTTCCTCTTGAGAGGAGAGCGGAAAACCGTTAA
- a CDS encoding AAA family ATPase translates to MECTEHGSDRVSLFISTNKGEAPKPLAKIASGGEISRVMLALKSILAREQSLPVMIFDEIDNGISGHISEKVGRTMRRLSSRCQIIAITHQPQIASQAHSHYRVEKMESGGRTVTRIVPLSEQEHVREVAGLMSGEDITDAALESAQELIEKNSSRN, encoded by the coding sequence GTGGAGTGCACCGAGCACGGCTCGGACCGCGTTTCTCTCTTTATCTCCACCAACAAGGGGGAGGCGCCCAAACCCCTGGCCAAGATCGCCTCAGGCGGGGAGATCAGCCGCGTGATGCTGGCCCTCAAATCCATCCTGGCCCGCGAGCAGTCCCTGCCCGTGATGATCTTCGACGAAATTGACAACGGCATCAGCGGACATATTTCCGAGAAGGTGGGGCGCACCATGCGGCGCCTCTCCTCCCGCTGCCAGATCATCGCCATCACCCACCAGCCGCAGATCGCCAGCCAGGCCCACAGCCACTACCGCGTGGAGAAAATGGAGTCCGGCGGCAGAACGGTGACACGTATCGTGCCCCTTTCGGAACAGGAGCATGTGCGGGAGGTGGCGGGACTGATGAGCGGGGAGGACATCACCGACGCCGCGCTGGAGAGTGCCCAGGAACTCATCGAAAAGAATTCTTCACGTAACTGA